A window of the Streptomyces luomodiensis genome harbors these coding sequences:
- a CDS encoding tetratricopeptide repeat protein has product MTSDQLSAGQSADQRAEADRLRAAAQAGKPGAYRAYAELLTERDRLDEALPWWARAADAGDADASRTLAICHKDRGEFAEAERWYRTAADRDGGCAFGLARLLQEAGDTAGAETWYAHGAALGSVECKTNGAVLLAARGEWDTALERLAEASAEGDEVATRTRRAIQDMLRDLAGWREALARAQAEGDPEEAYEALRDLLDPDRKAMFERYPRMVAEAEALYAGAAAVGSAKALVDQALFIARDDSRWDEARALVVRAHELGYDGAAYVLGVWAEENGELHTAEEWYRKADEADGGHLWACFNLGVLCLRQRRLDEAERWLRATGVDEENGDPFDESEGRIVKALGDIAAIRADPERMPPAEWAERLPELRTRAEEGGPDAWCAYADALMRLYRLPEAAEWYRKAGTPRALLGLGRMLHERGGAKGLRMVPYYEPAAAEGDAGAAYDIGRVHDEAGDRRTAQIWFRRAADLGHGRAAWWLGRTSEERGGDPQHAERWYVRAARSGLVPPAFLAGRSMVRRGACAEAEPLLRAACEGDHQEAPYWLAQALRGLGRTEEAERWLRVAAAAYPETLRQYGDMSRLAIPDPR; this is encoded by the coding sequence ATGACGTCGGACCAGCTGTCGGCGGGTCAGAGCGCCGACCAGCGGGCCGAGGCGGACCGGCTCAGGGCCGCGGCGCAGGCCGGGAAGCCGGGCGCGTACCGGGCCTACGCCGAACTCCTCACCGAGCGGGACCGCTTGGACGAGGCCCTGCCGTGGTGGGCCAGGGCCGCCGACGCCGGGGACGCGGACGCCTCCCGCACGCTGGCGATCTGTCACAAGGACCGCGGCGAGTTCGCCGAGGCCGAGCGGTGGTACCGCACGGCCGCCGATCGCGACGGCGGCTGTGCGTTCGGTCTGGCCCGGCTGCTGCAGGAGGCGGGCGACACGGCCGGCGCCGAGACGTGGTACGCGCACGGGGCCGCGCTCGGCAGCGTCGAGTGCAAGACCAACGGCGCCGTGCTGCTGGCCGCCCGCGGCGAATGGGACACCGCCCTGGAGCGGCTGGCCGAGGCGTCCGCCGAGGGCGACGAGGTCGCCACCCGCACCCGCCGGGCCATCCAGGACATGCTCCGGGACCTGGCGGGCTGGCGCGAGGCCCTCGCCCGCGCGCAGGCCGAGGGCGATCCCGAGGAGGCGTACGAGGCGCTGCGCGATCTGCTCGACCCGGACCGCAAGGCGATGTTCGAGCGCTACCCCCGGATGGTCGCGGAGGCCGAGGCGCTGTACGCCGGGGCGGCCGCGGTCGGCAGCGCCAAGGCGCTGGTGGACCAGGCCCTCTTCATCGCCCGCGACGACAGCCGCTGGGACGAGGCCCGCGCCCTCGTCGTACGCGCCCATGAGCTGGGCTACGACGGCGCGGCGTACGTCCTCGGCGTCTGGGCGGAGGAGAACGGCGAGCTGCACACCGCCGAGGAGTGGTACCGCAAGGCCGACGAGGCGGACGGCGGCCACCTATGGGCGTGCTTCAACCTCGGCGTGCTGTGCCTACGGCAGCGGCGGCTGGACGAGGCCGAGCGATGGCTGCGGGCCACCGGCGTCGACGAGGAGAACGGGGACCCGTTCGACGAGAGCGAGGGACGGATCGTCAAGGCGCTGGGGGACATCGCCGCGATCCGCGCCGACCCCGAGCGGATGCCGCCCGCCGAGTGGGCGGAGCGCCTGCCCGAGCTGCGGACCCGCGCCGAGGAGGGCGGCCCGGACGCCTGGTGCGCCTACGCCGACGCGCTGATGCGGCTGTACCGGCTCCCGGAGGCCGCCGAGTGGTACCGCAAGGCGGGCACCCCGCGCGCCCTGCTCGGCCTCGGCCGGATGCTGCACGAACGGGGCGGCGCCAAGGGGCTGCGGATGGTGCCGTACTACGAGCCCGCGGCCGCCGAGGGCGACGCCGGGGCCGCGTACGACATCGGCCGCGTCCACGACGAGGCCGGGGACCGGCGCACCGCCCAGATCTGGTTCCGCCGGGCGGCCGACCTCGGACACGGCCGCGCCGCGTGGTGGCTCGGCCGGACGTCGGAGGAGCGCGGCGGCGACCCCCAGCACGCCGAGCGCTGGTACGTCCGCGCCGCGCGCAGCGGCCTGGTCCCGCCCGCCTTCCTCGCCGGGCGCAGCATGGTCCGGCGCGGCGCCTGCGCCGAGGCGGAACCGCTGCTGCGGGCCGCGTGCGAGGGGGACCACCAGGAGGCGCCGTACTGGCTCGCGCAGGCACTGCGGGGGCTCGGGCGGACGGAGGAGGCGGAGCGCTGGCTGCGGGTCGCCGCCGCGGCGTACCCCGAGACGCTACGGCAGTACGGCGACATGTCCCGCCTGGCCATCCCCGATCCTCGCTGA
- a CDS encoding acyl-ACP desaturase, with protein sequence MTLAPAHLHGQAVWSDTQLLYALEEVVETELNRHLKVAKEWMPHEYVPWSDGRNFDGVMGGEAWAPDQSKVSEVGRIALVVNLLTEDNLPSYHHEIATLFGRDGAWGTWVHRWTAEEGRHGIVMRDYLLTSRAVDPVQLERFRMDHMSEGFESDNQHSMLHTVAYVAFQELATRISHRNTGHHSGDPVCDRMLARIATDENLHMIFYRNLLAKAFELAPDQTMCAVRDVVVNFRMPGHGMPGFERAAAQIAIGGIYNLRIHHDDVLQPVLRFLKVLQIGGLGPEGLKAQEELGLYMGGLDDQATKFDERREALLARRRARAERA encoded by the coding sequence GTGACCCTTGCCCCCGCCCATCTCCACGGTCAGGCCGTATGGAGCGACACCCAGCTCCTGTACGCACTCGAAGAGGTCGTCGAGACCGAGCTCAACCGGCATCTGAAGGTCGCCAAGGAGTGGATGCCGCACGAGTACGTCCCCTGGAGCGACGGCCGGAACTTCGACGGCGTCATGGGCGGTGAGGCCTGGGCCCCCGACCAGTCCAAGGTCAGCGAGGTGGGCCGGATCGCGCTCGTGGTCAACCTCCTCACCGAGGACAACCTCCCCAGCTACCACCACGAGATAGCGACCCTCTTCGGCCGCGACGGCGCCTGGGGCACCTGGGTGCACCGCTGGACGGCCGAGGAGGGGCGTCACGGCATCGTGATGCGCGACTACCTGCTGACCAGCCGGGCCGTCGATCCGGTGCAGCTGGAGCGGTTCCGCATGGATCACATGTCCGAGGGCTTCGAGTCGGACAACCAGCACAGCATGCTGCACACCGTGGCCTATGTGGCCTTCCAGGAGCTGGCCACCCGCATCTCGCACCGCAACACCGGCCATCACTCCGGCGACCCGGTCTGCGACCGCATGCTGGCGCGCATCGCCACCGATGAGAACCTGCACATGATCTTCTACCGGAACCTGCTCGCGAAGGCGTTCGAGCTGGCCCCGGACCAGACCATGTGCGCCGTCCGCGATGTGGTGGTCAACTTCCGCATGCCGGGTCATGGGATGCCCGGCTTCGAGCGTGCCGCCGCCCAGATCGCCATCGGTGGCATTTACAACCTGCGCATCCACCACGACGACGTCCTCCAGCCCGTGCTGCGCTTCCTGAAGGTCCTCCAGATCGGCGGGCTCGGTCCGGAGGGGCTCAAGGCGCAGGAGGAACTGGGGCTCTACATGGGCGGATTGGACGATCAGGCCACCAAGTTCGACGAGCGGCGCGAGGCGCTGCTGGCCCGTCGCAGGGCCCGTGCCGAACGAGCGTGA
- the malQ gene encoding 4-alpha-glucanotransferase produces MGRARLAELHGVATSYEPAPGRTVQVPEDTVVAVLAALGVDASTPRSVREALDRHDSRRRDRLLPPCVVVRPGKTPRLSLPEGTALRVRAEDGASHARGWAAVRARGADGPLTDGTRPDGPLTDGPPADGPLTEGLRADGPLTEGLRAGGPLTEGTVAVGLLAGLAALPPGAHTLLAEAPDGRRATAPLIVAPDRMPLSPARSHGFLVQLYSLLSARSWGMGDLGDLADLAAWSGRTLGAGFVQINPLHAAVPGTPAAPTDPSPYRPSSRRFPDPVHLRVEDVPEYAHLRGRARERADRLLEAAAALRASVLREGALIDRDAVWALKSEALELVRTVPLSPGRRAAYCDFLAERGQALEDHALWCALAEAHGPAWRTWPDGLADPRSARTARARAEHLDRTDFHCWLAWLTDTQLAAAQRAARDAGMGIGLVHDLAVGVHPSGADAWALQDVFASGMSIGAPPDAFNARGQDWGLPPWRPDALAATGYAPYRDLLRGLLRHAGALRIDHVMGLFRLWWVPEGREPTEGCYVRYDAEAMLGVLALEAHRAGAVVIGEDLGTVEPGVREELGRRGVLGTSVMWFERHYAEAEAQAEAQAETEAQAEAAAAPDGDPGATTGAARPLSPEEWRADCLATVTTHDLPSTAARLTGDHVELRHRLGLLTRPLAEERAADAAEVAEWLTLLGRLGLLPEGPGDEEAAVKAVHRFLLRTPAKMVGVWLPDAVGDRRPQNLPGTWDQYPNWRLPIADAEGRPMSLEELIASPRLRALMAEVSRLTPRAPAP; encoded by the coding sequence ATGGGCAGAGCGCGGCTCGCCGAGCTGCACGGTGTCGCCACCTCATACGAGCCAGCCCCGGGCCGCACCGTCCAGGTGCCCGAGGACACGGTCGTCGCCGTACTCGCCGCGCTCGGCGTGGACGCCTCGACCCCCCGATCCGTACGCGAAGCGCTGGACCGGCATGACAGCCGGCGGCGCGACCGGCTGCTGCCCCCCTGCGTGGTGGTGCGCCCCGGCAAGACGCCACGCCTGAGCCTGCCCGAGGGCACGGCACTGCGGGTGCGTGCCGAGGACGGCGCATCGCACGCGCGGGGGTGGGCGGCCGTGCGGGCCCGCGGCGCTGATGGCCCCCTTACGGATGGCACGCGCCCCGATGGCCCTCTTACGGACGGCCCTCCTGCGGATGGCCCTCTTACGGAGGGCCTTCGTGCGGATGGCCCTCTTACGGAGGGCCTTCGTGCGGGTGGCCCTCTTACGGAGGGCACCGTCGCCGTCGGCCTCCTCGCCGGGCTCGCCGCGCTGCCGCCCGGCGCCCACACCCTGCTCGCCGAGGCCCCCGACGGCCGCCGCGCCACCGCCCCCCTCATCGTGGCCCCCGACCGGATGCCGTTATCCCCGGCCCGCAGCCACGGCTTCCTGGTGCAGCTCTACTCGCTGCTGTCCGCCCGCTCCTGGGGCATGGGCGACCTCGGCGACCTGGCCGACCTCGCCGCCTGGTCGGGGCGGACGCTCGGCGCCGGCTTCGTCCAGATCAACCCCCTGCATGCCGCCGTCCCCGGCACCCCGGCCGCGCCCACCGACCCCTCGCCCTACCGCCCCTCCTCACGGCGCTTCCCCGACCCGGTCCATCTGCGGGTCGAGGACGTACCCGAATACGCCCATCTGCGCGGCCGCGCCCGCGAGCGGGCCGATCGGCTGCTGGAGGCCGCCGCCGCCCTCCGTGCGTCCGTCCTGCGCGAGGGCGCCCTCATCGACCGCGACGCCGTATGGGCCCTCAAGAGCGAGGCCCTGGAACTGGTGCGGACGGTCCCGCTCAGCCCCGGCCGCCGCGCCGCCTACTGCGACTTCCTCGCCGAGCGCGGTCAGGCCCTGGAGGACCACGCCCTGTGGTGCGCGCTCGCCGAGGCCCACGGCCCCGCATGGCGCACCTGGCCCGACGGGCTGGCCGATCCGCGCTCCGCGCGCACCGCGCGGGCGCGCGCCGAGCACCTGGACCGCACCGACTTCCACTGCTGGCTCGCCTGGCTCACCGACACCCAGCTGGCGGCGGCCCAGCGCGCCGCGCGCGACGCGGGCATGGGCATCGGCCTCGTGCACGACCTGGCGGTGGGGGTCCATCCCTCGGGCGCCGACGCCTGGGCGCTCCAGGACGTCTTCGCCTCCGGGATGTCGATCGGCGCGCCGCCGGACGCCTTCAACGCCCGGGGCCAGGACTGGGGCCTGCCGCCATGGCGCCCGGACGCCCTCGCGGCCACCGGCTACGCCCCCTACCGCGATCTGCTGCGTGGCCTCTTACGGCACGCGGGCGCGCTGCGCATCGACCATGTGATGGGGCTCTTCCGGCTGTGGTGGGTCCCGGAGGGGCGCGAGCCGACCGAGGGCTGTTACGTCCGCTACGACGCGGAGGCGATGCTCGGCGTGCTCGCCCTGGAGGCGCACCGGGCCGGGGCCGTCGTCATAGGGGAGGACCTGGGGACGGTCGAGCCCGGCGTGCGGGAGGAGCTGGGGCGGCGGGGAGTGCTGGGCACATCGGTGATGTGGTTCGAGCGCCACTACGCCGAAGCCGAAGCCCAAGCCGAAGCCCAAGCCGAAACCGAAGCCCAAGCCGAGGCCGCTGCCGCCCCCGACGGCGACCCGGGCGCCACCACCGGCGCGGCCCGGCCGCTGTCGCCGGAGGAGTGGCGCGCGGACTGCCTCGCCACCGTGACGACCCACGATCTGCCGAGTACGGCCGCCCGGCTCACCGGCGACCATGTGGAGCTCCGCCACCGGCTGGGCCTGCTGACCCGTCCGCTCGCCGAGGAGCGGGCGGCGGACGCGGCCGAGGTCGCCGAGTGGCTGACGCTGCTGGGACGGCTCGGGCTGCTGCCGGAGGGGCCGGGCGACGAGGAGGCGGCGGTCAAGGCCGTCCACCGCTTTCTGCTGCGCACCCCGGCGAAGATGGTGGGCGTCTGGCTGCCGGACGCGGTGGGGGACCGCAGACCCCAGAATCTGCCCGGCACCTGGGACCAGTACCCGAACTGGCGGCTGCCGATCGCCGACGCCGAGGGGCGCCCGATGTCGCTCGAGGAACTCATCGCCTCACCCCGGCTGCGGGCCCTGATGGCCGAGGTGTCCCGGCTCACCCCGCGTGCCCCGGCCCCGTAA
- a CDS encoding HNH endonuclease: protein MPHVLVLNASYEPLGVVPLRRALVLVLNDKAVSLEDSGALMHSATRVIPAPSVVRLKRFVRVPFRGPVPLTRRALFARDGGRCAYCGGVATSVDHVIPRSRGGQHTWENVVAACRRCNHVKADRHVAEIGWRLRHQPAPPSGLAWRIIGTGHRDPRWLPYLQAYGAEDAMARIDGKSA from the coding sequence GTGCCGCATGTCCTGGTCCTCAACGCGTCGTACGAGCCCCTCGGCGTCGTACCGCTCCGCCGCGCGCTCGTACTCGTCCTCAACGACAAGGCCGTCAGCCTCGAGGACTCAGGCGCCCTGATGCACAGCGCGACCCGTGTGATACCCGCCCCCAGCGTCGTCCGGCTGAAGCGCTTCGTGAGGGTGCCCTTTCGCGGCCCCGTCCCGCTCACCCGCCGTGCGCTGTTCGCCCGCGACGGCGGCAGATGCGCATACTGCGGTGGCGTCGCAACCAGCGTCGATCACGTCATCCCGCGCAGCCGTGGCGGGCAGCACACATGGGAGAACGTGGTCGCCGCGTGCCGCCGCTGCAATCACGTCAAGGCCGATCGTCATGTCGCCGAGATCGGCTGGCGGCTGCGCCATCAACCCGCACCGCCTTCGGGGCTCGCGTGGCGGATCATCGGCACGGGGCATAGGGACCCGCGCTGGCTGCCATACCTGCAGGCATACGGCGCGGAGGACGCCATGGCCCGGATCGACGGCAAATCTGCCTGA
- a CDS encoding mechanosensitive ion channel family protein — MFWSAALAADSTPRPTTLDDAQKSATNAAGWVEENWSTWLGIGLRIALILIIAFVLRSVVRRAITKLIERMNRTAQAVDGTALGGLLVNVERRRQRSAAIGSVLRSVASFLIMGTAALMILSALEINLAPLLASAGVAGVAIGFGARNLVTDFLSGVFMILEDQYGVGDTIDAGVASGEVIEVGLRVTKLRGDNGEIWYVRNGEVKRIGNLSQGWATAGVDVQVGAEEDLDQVRSVITQVGVDMAKEEPWNERLWEPIEVLGLDAVYLDSMIVRVSARTMPGKSVGVERELRWRIKKALDEAGIQLIGRPVEPDLQTDAPADPTATAAAPSALSNPDSPQSAAASPITPSAGSSATPSATVPPPTSK, encoded by the coding sequence GTGTTCTGGTCCGCTGCTCTGGCCGCTGACTCGACGCCTCGTCCCACGACTCTCGACGATGCGCAGAAGAGCGCCACGAACGCCGCGGGCTGGGTGGAGGAGAACTGGTCCACCTGGCTCGGCATCGGGCTCCGCATAGCCCTGATCCTGATCATCGCGTTCGTGCTGCGGTCCGTCGTCCGGCGGGCGATCACCAAGCTGATAGAGCGCATGAACCGCACGGCCCAGGCCGTCGACGGCACCGCACTCGGCGGGCTGCTGGTCAACGTGGAGCGGCGGCGACAGCGTTCCGCGGCGATCGGCTCGGTGCTGCGCTCCGTCGCCTCGTTCCTGATCATGGGCACCGCGGCACTGATGATCCTCTCCGCGCTGGAGATCAATCTGGCACCGCTGCTGGCCAGCGCCGGGGTCGCGGGAGTGGCGATCGGTTTCGGCGCCCGCAATCTGGTCACCGACTTCCTCTCCGGTGTCTTCATGATCCTCGAGGACCAGTACGGGGTCGGCGACACGATCGACGCCGGGGTGGCCTCCGGCGAGGTGATCGAGGTCGGTCTGCGGGTCACCAAGCTGCGCGGGGACAACGGCGAGATCTGGTACGTGCGCAACGGCGAGGTCAAGCGGATCGGCAACCTCAGCCAGGGCTGGGCGACGGCCGGGGTCGACGTCCAGGTGGGGGCCGAGGAGGATCTGGACCAGGTCCGCTCCGTGATCACGCAGGTCGGTGTGGACATGGCCAAGGAAGAGCCGTGGAACGAGCGGCTGTGGGAGCCGATCGAGGTCCTGGGGCTCGACGCGGTCTATCTGGACTCGATGATCGTCCGGGTGTCGGCGCGGACCATGCCCGGCAAGTCGGTCGGCGTCGAGCGCGAGCTGCGCTGGCGGATCAAGAAGGCGTTGGACGAGGCGGGCATCCAGCTCATCGGCCGGCCCGTGGAGCCGGATCTGCAGACCGACGCCCCCGCCGATCCGACGGCCACCGCAGCGGCGCCGTCGGCGCTGTCCAACCCGGACTCACCGCAGTCCGCGGCCGCCAGCCCGATCACTCCCTCCGCCGGTTCGTCCGCCACTCCCTCCGCGACCGTGCCGCCGCCGACGTCGAAGTGA